TAACCTTCCGGCACCGGGCAGGCGTCAGTGCCTATACGTCGTCTTGCACGACTTCGCAGACACCTGTGTTTTTGCTAAACAGTCGCTTGGGCCGATTCTCTGCGGCCGGCTTCCCCTTACGCCCGCTAGGGGGCGTTCAAGTACCGCCGGCTCCCCTTCTCCCGAAGTTACGGGGACATTTTGCCGAGTTCCTTCTCCACAGTTCACTCGAGCACCTGAGGCTTCTCGCCTCGCCTACGTGTGTCCGTTTGCGGTACGGTCACAGGATGCACTCCCCGCCGAGGCTTTTCTCGGCAGCCTGATTACGCAGACTCCCAGAGGACGAATCCTCCGGTCGGCATCAGATCTCGGCTACCCGGGTCTTTTATCCCCCGGGAACGCCTACCTCCTTGCACCGGGACTACCGTCGCCCGGCCCTGCTTTCACTCCTGCGTCCCCCCTGCGGGTGGTAACGCACATCCTGTGGTGCGGGAATATTCGCCCGCTTCCCATCGCCTACGCCCTTCGGCCTCGGCTTAGGGTCCGACTGACCCAGGGCGGACGAGCCTGCCCCTGGAAACCTTAGGCTTTCGGTGACGGGGATTCTCACCCCGTTTATCGCGTACTCATTCCGGCATCCTCACTTCCGGCCGCTCCACGGGAAGGTTTCCACCCCCGCTTCTCCGCTACCGGAACGCTCCCCTACCATCCCGCACTCCCGTAGGAGTGCAGAATCCCTGGCTTCGGCGTCGAGCTTGAGTCCCGACCATTATCGGCGCAGGCGCACTTGACTGGTGAGCTATTACGCACTCTTTCAAGGTATGGCTGCTTCTAAGCCAACCTCCCAGTTGTCAATGCACACCCACATCCTTTCTCACTGAGCCCGTACTTGGGGGCCTTAGCCGAGGGTCTGGGTTCTTTCCCTCTCGTACACGCACATTATCGCGCGTGTGCTGTCTCCCGGAGTCCATGTCCACGGCATTCGGAGTTTGATAGGAGTTGGTAACCCGGTGGGGCCCCGCGTCCTTTCAGTGCTCTACCTCCGCGACACACGCTCCGAGGCACTACCTCAATAGTTTTCGGGGAGAACCAGCTATCTCCGAGCTTGATTGGCCTTTCACCCCTACCCACAGCTCATCGGAACATTTTTCAACATGAACCCGTTCGGACCTCCACTCGGTGTTACCCGAGCTTCATCCTGGCCATGGGTAGATCGCTTCGGTTTCGGGTCTACCGCCACGTACTGAACGCCCTGTTCAGACTCGCTTTCGCTACGGCTCCGCCTCTCAAGAGGCTTAACCTCGCACGTGACGAGTAACTCGCCGGATCATAATGCAAAAGGCACGCAGTCAGGGACCCTAAGTCCCCTCCTACCGCTTGTAGGCACACGGTTTCAGGATCTCTTTCACTCGCCGTCAGGCGTTCTTTTCACCTTTCCCTCACGGTACTGGTGCACTATCGGTCACGGACGAGTATGTAGCCTTGGAGGGTGGTCCCCCCAGATTCCGACGGGATTCCTCGTGTCCCGCCGTACTCAGGTATCCAGGCCATCCGCTGGTGTCTGTTTTCGCATACGGGGCTCTCACCCTCTCTGGCAGTGCGTTCCAACACGCTTCCGCTAACAGACCCATGCAGACGGAACTAGTCCCGCCTGGACCCTACAACCCCGACCCCGAAGGACCGGTTTGGGCTCCTCCCCTTTCGCTCGCCGCTACTCGGGGAATCTCGTTTGATTTCTTTTCCTGGGGATACTTAGATGTTTCAGTTCTCCCCGTTGGCCTCCGTCTCCCTATGTATTCAGGAGCGGATGACGAGACATGACTCTCGCCGGGTTTCCCCATTCGGGCACCTCCGGATCAACGCCTACGTGCGGCTCCCCGAAGCTTTTCGCAGCTTATCACGCCCTTCATCGCCTGTCCGTGCCAAGGCATCCACCGTGCGCCCTTATTCCGCTTGACCGGATATGCCTATTTATCCGGCCCACCGAACCCTATACCCACACACGTGGTGCTCTCCACCGAGGATCCCTCCTCGACGAATTCCACCTCAACTACCCTTCCCCTTACCCAAATTGTCAAATAGTCCGTTCGCAGCCATCCAACCGCTGCGGAGCCTTCCAATATACCAGCCCTTACCTCGAAAGTCAAGCGCAGGACCGGCTGCCCCGAGAGCCGCCGTCCACGCCGTGCTTCCATGAAGGGCTCCAAATATACCGCTTCCAAAAACGGTGTCAACCCCCGCCATCCCGCGCGCAAATACCCACCCTGCAACGCCTTGCAGAGTATGGCCGATCTTATGCTCGGCGATCTGTCCGCCCCCACTTCTCGCGATGACCTCCGCATCGCGCCGCGTCAATCTGCAGCTTCAGCGTCGGTCCCGATCAAGTGAGGATGGACCCGAGAAAGCAAAGATGGAGCAACGGCGAACGTGTGCCATCTCCCAGGTTGCTAACAGTAGCTTGCGCTCAGCTCGGCGGGATAGCCGCGCCGGACTCGTGCGGAGAGGTGCGTGGGAGCGCGGGTTCGCGCGAGGGCCAGAGCAGGCGCGTGGCGAGCACCCAGCAGCAGAGCGCCACGAAGCCGATCAGCTCGCTGCCGTGGCGTACGGGGTGGTAATCGGCGAAGATGCGGCGGCCGGTCTCGGCCAGGTCGCCCAGGCCGAAGCCGGTGCCGGCGGCCGGGCCCTGCCGCCAGAGCGCCGGGATGACGGAGAACTTGAGCACGGCGAGCACGAGGGCGAGGCTGCCGAGCGACACCATCAGCCGGTGGGAGGTGCCGCGGCCGAGGGCGGCCCAGGCAGTGATCGCGAGGCCGGCGACGACGACCCACTGCACCAGCCCCGGCGGCGGAAAGAGCAACGCGAGAAGCTGCGCGTTCGCGATGGTGCCGTAGGCGACGGCGATCCAAGCGACGAGCGTGTGGCGCAGCTCCCACGCGCGGCGGTGGACGAGCACGTACGTGAGCAGCAGCGCGAAGAGGCCTTCCACCAGGCCGAAGGTGCGGTACTCGACGCCGGCGTCCGCGAGCGTGAAGCCGGCGAGGACGGCGGCGGCGAGGAAGAGCAGCGATGCGCCCGTGGCGCGCTGGGCGGCGGTCATCGGCCCGGAATCCATTCGAGGGGCCCGGCGCGGAGACGGCGGCGGGCCTCGGCGGCGAGGGCGCCGGCGCGGGCGCGGATGGCGGGCTGCGTGGGCACGGCCCGCACGCGCTCTGCCGAGGCGAGGGCTTCGCGGAGGAGCGCGTCGTTGTCGGCGTGCCACCATGGGGCGGCGCCGGACGCCAGCAGAAGCGAGGCGCGGTCGAGCGTCATGGTGGCCCACAGCTCGGTGGCGGCAGAGGCCTGGGCGCTGTCCGCGGTGTTGCCGCGGGCGATGCGCGCTTCTTCGGCGGCCTGCGCGTAGCCGGTGACGGCGGCGGCAGTGTCGCCGCGTGCGAGGGCCTGCTGCGCGGCGACCTGGCGCTCGCGCGCGCGGGACATGCGCGGGGTGTAGGCGTCCGGGCTGAGCGTGATCCAGGCGCGGCTGCCTGCCTCGGCGGTGGACTGCGGGGCCTTGGCGTACAGCAGGATGGACGCAAGCGTGAGCACGGCGAGTAGCGCGAGGCCGGGGCGTACCCACGGGTGGCCCAGGCCGTCGCGGTAATCCGTCGTGTCCAGTGCGGGCGTCGCGTCCAAGGGAACCAGTTCACGGAGATGAATGCCGATCAGCCGCCGCGGCTGTGTTGCGCGAAGATACGGTCGAAGTGCGTCGGCAGAGGTTCGCAGGACGCGGGCCGTAGCGCAGAACTCGCGCGGCGCCACGGGCGGGCATGGTCGGGAGGGATGAAGCCGTGCGCGCGTCTGCGACCGCGCGTCCAGCGAGGACACGGCGGACGGATGGGTGCGGTTCGGGAAGGTTGGGAGGGCGGAAGGACGAGCGGACACGCCAGTCCGTGCCCTACAAGGCGGAAGAGTTTGGGCGGGGCGGGAGAGGCCGGTGCAGAGGAGGGTTGCGGATGCGATAAATCGCACCCCTACAACAGATTACATCATCCAAAACAAAGCGGAGCAAGACCGGCGGCGGTTTGCCGGGCTTGCTCCGCGGGCGGGGAGACCCCGGACGGAGGCGGCACAGTGGTATCGTGTCGCCGGAGGAGGAGGCTCACCGCCCCCGCGTAGGAGACGGGTGGCAGGCACCGCAGTTCAGAGGTGCCGGCCACCCGGCTCCGGAGCGGTCCGCCGCGCCGAGATCCGCCGCTACGTCCGTAAGAGATGGGTCAGTCGGAGAGGTCCCAGTCGTCCTCGGCGGCCTTCATGCGCAGGGCGGACGGGCCGGAGCGACGGACGGCGGGGGCCTTCACGTGCTTCGCGACGATGTCCCGCGTTCCGTCTACCTTTAGCTGGCGGAAGAGGAAGGCGAACTGCTCGTGCAGCGTCTCGCGGATGGCGGCGCGGTTCTCTTCCGGCAGCTCCCACAGCTCGCGCTTGAACGTGCCGAGAGCCTTCTTGCGGGCCTTGTAGATGAACTGCTCCTCCGTGTCGCCGGGCTTGCGTTCGTCCGGGAAATTCACGCGGCAGTGCTCGTACATCCGCTCGCGCAGCTCGGAGGGGAGCGCGGGGTGGTCGTACAGCATGTTCTGGAAGTTGGTGGCCAGGTGGATCTCGGCCGTCTCCACGCCGGGGAAGTTGCCAAACGCGCTCTGCGGCAGCGTGGACGCGCCGTGCTGCACCGCGCCCGCCAGCCCGTACTCGCGACGGGAGATGTCGCTCAGGCTGCGCAGCGTCTCGAAGTCGATGGCGACCTCGGCGATGGAGCCGTCGGGCAGCACGGTGCCGCCGTGCGAGGTGCCGGACTGGACGGAGATCTTGGACAGGCCCTCGACCTTGCCGCCCGCGTGCCCCGCAAGGCGCTCCAGCTCGCGCGCGTACCCGTCCATGTACGCGCGGAGCTCCTCGGGCGTGGAGTTCTCGGTGCCCACCTCGCCGATCTCCCCGCCGATGCTCACGTCCACGCCCGCGGGCTGGTAGTGGCGCACGTACGCGGTCAGCTCGGCCGAAAGGCGGTAGTTCAGCTCCTGCTGCGCGGCCAGGCCGTCCTTCGATAGGTCGACCAGCGTGGAGGTGTCGATGTCGATGTTGTAGAAGCCGGCGTGCAGCGCCTCGCGGACGAGGTCCTTGACGGCGCGCATCTCCGGCTCGGGGGCGGCCTTGTACTTCTTGGCGTTGAGCTGAAAGTGGTCGCCCTGCACGAAGAGCGGGCCCGTCCACCCTTCCTTGATGGCGGCGGCGGTCATCACGGCCACGTATTCGTGCGGGCGCTGGTCGGTGTAGCCGATCTCGGAGCGCGCGATCTCGAGGATCATGGCGCCCACGTTCAGCTCGCGGGCGGCGCGGAAGAGGGCGCGGCCGGTGTCGTACGCGGCGGCGCGGACGTTCATGGCGGGCACGGTGAAGCCGCTTACCTCGCCGCGGCCGCGGGCCATGTACAGGTCGTGGATGGAGGCTGGCGCGACGCCCAGCGCCTGACCCGCCTCGCCGATGAGCCAGCGGGCGGTGTCGCGCACGTCGTCGCTCTCGCCGAAGACGGCCGCGTGGACCAGCCGGTCGATGGCGGACGCGCGCAGAGCGGCTTCGTCGGCCACCTGCACGCCGCCCTCGCCCGCGGTGACCGCGGCCGAGACTTGGCCGAGCAGGGCGCGCACCGGGGCGCGGGCGAGCAGCTCGCGGTCGTCCGCGGCGGCAACGGCAGTGTCCACCATGATCTTTCCTCGGGAAGGTTGCGTGGATCGGTTCTCGGGCCCGGATGGCGCGGGGAACGCGGCGGCGCTCCCCATCTACCGTGACGGAAGCGCGGCGGGACGGCCCGGGCGCACCATAATGCGGGGCGTGGCGGGGCTTCTGCAAGCACGAAGCCGCCGGGGACGCCGTGGTGCGACGCTTGCACCCGCGGCGCGGGATGACGAGACGACACGACGCACGGAACGCGCTGCTCGCGGCGGGCGGGGCGGCGGCGGCGCTGGCGGCCTACGCGTTCCTGGTGGAGCCGCGGTGGCTGGAGACGACGCACACGCGCATCCACCGCCGCGGGCTGCACGCGGACCTCGAAGGCTTCCGCATCGCCCTGCTTACGGACCTGCACGCGGGCGAGGGGGTGCCGCTCTCCCTCATCCGCCGCGCGTGCCGCATGGCGATGCGCGAGAAGCCGGACCTGATCGCGCTCACGGGCGACTTCGCTGCGGACAGCTCGGTGGGCTTCGACAGGGTCCTGAGCGCGCTGGACGAGCTCTCCGCGCCCTTCGGCGTGTACGCGGTGCCCGGCAACCACGACCACACGGTGGGGATCGAGACGTGGCACCGGCAGGTGGCGCGGCACCCCGTGCTGCACGACCTGACGAACGGCGCGACGATCCTGCGGGTGGGCGACGCGCGGCTGTGCGTTGCCGGAGTGGACGACTACTCGGAAGGCGAGCCGACGCTCTCCGCGCTACCTGCGCCGAAGAAGCGGGACTTCACGCTGCTGCTGGCGCACGACCCCGGCCAGGCGGAGCGGGCCCGCCGCGGGCACGACCGGGTGGACCTGATCGTGAGCGGCCACACGCACGGGGGGCAGGTGCGGATGCCGTTCGTGGGCGCGCTGCGGAACCCGTCGGAGCACGACGAGCTGTACGACGAGGGACTGCGGCGCAGGCCGTGGACGCAGGTGTACACGTCTCGCGGGGTGGGCACGGTGCACATCCCCGTCCGTTTCCTCTGCCGGCCCGAGGTTGCGATCTTGGAATTGACCGGAACTCCGCGTCCGCCCCGCTGATGGTTGCCCGGCGAAGGGAACGCTCTTTGCAAAGGCCGGTGTGCGAACATACCGGTGGCGTTGTAGGACGGGACGACGCTCCGGCTCTCGACCGGTTCCGTCCACAGCGGAGGCACCATGG
This genomic interval from Longimicrobiaceae bacterium contains the following:
- a CDS encoding metallophosphoesterase, which encodes MTRRHDARNALLAAGGAAAALAAYAFLVEPRWLETTHTRIHRRGLHADLEGFRIALLTDLHAGEGVPLSLIRRACRMAMREKPDLIALTGDFAADSSVGFDRVLSALDELSAPFGVYAVPGNHDHTVGIETWHRQVARHPVLHDLTNGATILRVGDARLCVAGVDDYSEGEPTLSALPAPKKRDFTLLLAHDPGQAERARRGHDRVDLIVSGHTHGGQVRMPFVGALRNPSEHDELYDEGLRRRPWTQVYTSRGVGTVHIPVRFLCRPEVAILELTGTPRPPR